A stretch of the Thiovulum sp. ES genome encodes the following:
- a CDS encoding ribonucleoside-diphosphate reductase, alpha subunit (PFAM: Ribonucleotide reductase, all-alpha domain; ATP cone domain; Ribonucleotide reductase, barrel domain~TIGRFAM: ribonucleoside-diphosphate reductase, alpha subunit), which translates to MKTKNLSVKKRDGTIETLSIEKIRKAVSWALTDTDYTETSLMSHIESILFDKISTERLQKELVIKAINLVDNDNWYETLGWYLVAGRLQLQNLYKQVSSNRGQNDIGYPLDFLYTYKQGVQKGIYTDYLFEHYSDKEISLAGTWLNPVKDMYYDYSAINKLVNDSYLFSYNGNIYELPQERFLLMSLAWNAREPETDRMKQVLSDYEDLADRKISPATPQYEILKPNASLSSCFTTKVDDSWDGIAHSIWQFGDVTREGGAVGMDFSRIRAKSSWIRKIPNTAKGTIPWAKIFNDTAIAVDQLGRRSGSISIALPIYHYDIVDFLDIQTISGDERRKAKDIFPQIIVTDYFMEVLLSGETWYVFDPYEIETKYSYRLDLLIGNEFREAYKFLVTEAEKGNISIYRKYEVLWLVRIIIERWFSKGLPYIFFKDTANKYNPNIHVAPIHNANLCVESFGPTIESKNFKRTSSGDKSAIEYDTGLSHVCNLMSVNLANADDKEDIYRLTRKVIRLLNSTLDLTSTPTLETERYNKSLRVIGLGQLGLHDYLAKNNISYENSAEHVDELFENIAINSIETSIELVKRYGSYELYEGSQWDNGVILGKSKDEMLNVSKFKSRWSKIYKDLAKYGIANGALSAIAPNTSTAIIQGVTASVLPVYKPIFIEKDGTNIVVKHAKYIREKQWYYKSSRHIPREKIISVLSAIQKWVDTGISSEFIFDLNQEVTAQDYLDLFVKSWKSGLKSIYYVRSVTPGAVESEKKECLSCSG; encoded by the coding sequence TTGAAAACAAAGAACTTATCAGTTAAGAAGAGAGACGGAACTATTGAAACCTTATCTATTGAGAAAATTCGTAAAGCTGTGAGTTGGGCTTTAACAGATACAGATTACACAGAGACCTCATTAATGTCTCACATAGAATCTATTTTGTTTGATAAAATATCTACGGAAAGACTTCAGAAAGAGTTAGTAATTAAGGCGATAAATCTAGTTGATAACGATAATTGGTATGAAACTCTTGGATGGTATTTGGTAGCAGGTCGGCTACAATTACAGAACTTATATAAACAGGTTTCTTCTAATAGAGGTCAAAACGATATAGGATACCCTTTAGATTTTTTATATACATATAAGCAAGGGGTTCAGAAAGGCATATACACTGACTACTTATTTGAACATTACTCTGACAAGGAAATATCTCTTGCAGGAACATGGTTAAATCCTGTAAAGGATATGTATTACGATTACAGTGCTATAAATAAGCTGGTTAATGATAGCTACCTATTTTCCTATAATGGGAATATCTATGAACTACCTCAAGAAAGATTTCTATTGATGTCTCTAGCTTGGAATGCTAGAGAACCAGAGACAGACCGTATGAAACAGGTCTTATCAGACTATGAAGATTTAGCAGATAGAAAGATAAGCCCTGCTACTCCTCAATATGAAATCCTTAAACCTAATGCTAGTCTAAGCAGTTGTTTTACTACAAAGGTTGATGACAGTTGGGACGGAATTGCTCATAGCATATGGCAGTTTGGTGATGTAACACGAGAAGGAGGTGCAGTAGGTATGGATTTCTCTAGGATACGGGCTAAATCTTCTTGGATTAGAAAAATTCCTAACACAGCTAAAGGAACTATTCCTTGGGCTAAGATATTCAATGATACTGCTATTGCTGTGGATCAGTTAGGTAGGAGGTCAGGGTCAATATCCATAGCACTACCTATATATCATTATGATATAGTTGATTTTTTAGACATTCAGACTATATCAGGAGATGAGCGGAGAAAAGCTAAAGACATATTCCCTCAGATTATTGTAACAGACTATTTTATGGAAGTCTTACTATCTGGTGAAACTTGGTATGTTTTCGACCCTTATGAAATTGAAACTAAATATTCTTATAGACTGGACTTACTTATAGGTAACGAGTTCAGAGAAGCTTATAAATTTTTAGTAACAGAAGCTGAGAAAGGTAACATATCTATATATAGGAAATACGAGGTTTTATGGTTAGTGCGAATAATTATTGAGCGGTGGTTCAGTAAAGGCTTACCATATATCTTCTTCAAAGACACTGCTAATAAGTATAATCCTAACATTCATGTAGCTCCCATACACAATGCTAATTTATGTGTGGAGTCTTTCGGACCGACCATTGAGTCTAAGAACTTTAAAAGAACCTCATCAGGAGATAAATCAGCTATTGAATATGATACAGGTTTAAGTCATGTTTGTAACTTAATGTCAGTGAATTTAGCTAATGCTGATGATAAAGAAGATATATACCGTCTAACTAGAAAAGTTATCAGACTATTAAATAGCACTTTAGATTTAACTAGCACACCCACCCTTGAAACTGAACGATATAATAAGAGCTTAAGAGTTATTGGGCTAGGGCAGTTAGGTCTTCACGATTATTTAGCTAAGAACAATATTAGCTATGAGAACAGTGCAGAACATGTGGATGAACTCTTTGAAAATATTGCTATAAATAGTATTGAAACTTCAATTGAGTTAGTAAAAAGATATGGTAGCTATGAGTTATACGAGGGGTCTCAGTGGGATAACGGAGTTATTTTAGGTAAAAGTAAAGACGAGATGTTAAATGTCTCTAAATTTAAATCTAGGTGGTCTAAGATTTATAAGGATTTAGCTAAATACGGAATTGCAAACGGAGCTTTATCTGCTATTGCTCCTAACACATCTACTGCTATAATCCAAGGAGTAACAGCTTCTGTGTTACCTGTCTATAAGCCTATCTTTATAGAGAAAGACGGAACAAATATTGTAGTAAAACATGCTAAGTATATTCGGGAAAAGCAGTGGTATTACAAGTCTTCTAGACATATTCCTAGAGAGAAGATTATATCTGTGCTTTCTGCTATACAGAAGTGGGTGGATACAGGGATAAGCTCAGAGTTCATATTCGACTTGAATCAGGAAGTAACTGCTCAAGACTACTTAGACTTATTTGTAAAGTCTTGGAAATCAGGTCTCAAGTCTATCTATTATGTTCGGAGCGTAACTCCAGGTGCAGTAGAGTCAGAAAAAAAAGAGTGTCTATCATGTTCAGGGTAA
- a CDS encoding ribonucleotide reductase, beta subunit (PFAM: Ribonucleotide reductase, small chain), whose translation MKQKKLFNPVGSDSLKERSLLHGNTTNLNNFNNTKYKWADELWEVMESNNWQVSDINYAGDVANISKLTEAEWEAYKGITSYLVFLDSINSYNPSIISLYITAPEVNVLFNLQSRDEALHSKSYGTQIETIIPAEEREAVYDYWRTNKHLYNRVSSIAKSFQNFLDNQTPENFFRAVVSIYVLEGLFFYNGFIFFYLLASKGLMPNTADGIRHINKDELQHVALFRNILVTIRNEHSDMWDEAIIYGIIDTAVNSEIEWANHIIGNKIVGMTTNTIEAYTKHLANRRLKSLGLDTVYGAVKNPYINLEKMSDDKGDLKQNFFTSSVTSYQQSSALKGLDSLSVTKY comes from the coding sequence ATGAAACAGAAAAAGCTATTTAATCCCGTAGGGTCAGACTCTTTAAAAGAGAGGTCTTTACTCCACGGAAATACCACTAATTTGAATAACTTCAACAACACCAAATATAAGTGGGCAGACGAACTGTGGGAAGTTATGGAGTCTAACAACTGGCAGGTATCAGATATAAACTATGCAGGAGATGTTGCTAACATATCTAAGCTAACAGAAGCAGAGTGGGAAGCTTATAAAGGAATTACTAGCTATCTAGTCTTTCTTGACTCTATTAATTCTTACAATCCTTCTATCATCTCTTTATATATTACAGCTCCAGAGGTAAATGTTCTATTTAATCTACAATCAAGGGACGAAGCTTTACATAGTAAGTCATACGGAACACAGATTGAAACTATTATCCCTGCTGAGGAACGAGAAGCAGTATATGATTACTGGAGAACTAATAAACACCTCTATAATAGGGTTTCTTCAATAGCTAAATCATTCCAGAACTTTCTGGACAATCAAACTCCAGAGAACTTCTTCAGAGCGGTGGTGTCTATCTATGTGTTAGAGGGTCTGTTCTTCTATAACGGGTTCATTTTCTTCTATTTGTTAGCTAGTAAAGGACTTATGCCTAACACAGCTGACGGGATACGACATATAAATAAAGACGAGCTACAACATGTTGCTCTCTTTCGTAATATATTAGTAACTATCAGAAACGAGCATTCTGACATGTGGGACGAGGCTATTATATATGGAATAATAGACACAGCTGTAAATTCAGAAATTGAGTGGGCTAACCACATTATAGGAAACAAAATAGTCGGCATGACTACTAATACTATTGAAGCCTATACTAAACATTTAGCTAACAGAAGATTAAAGTCTTTAGGGCTAGATACAGTCTATGGTGCAGTGAAAAATCCTTACATAAATCTAGAAAAGATGTCAGACGATAAAGGGGACTTAAAGCAGAACTTCTTTACTTCTTCTGTTACTAGCTACCAACAAAGTTCAGCTCTAAAAGGTCTGGATAGTCTATCTGTAACTAAATACTAA